In Planctomicrobium piriforme, a single genomic region encodes these proteins:
- a CDS encoding coiled-coil domain-containing protein yields the protein MTIKQTFVTRSLYILWISVVACGWMNAQAQAQLPQTRLYAISPSGGQAGDVVELNLTSGEDLEEITQLRFTHPGISAAPKMVLVEGVETPAANSFLVTIEKDVPPGVYEVACGGLWGFSNPRRFVVGTRPEVIEAANNRTPETAASLTIGEVVNGSMKTSTDVDWFRFSAQPGQRIVFDCWAERIDSRMNAVLAVYDATGRRRLATSRNVKGDDPVLVFDVPTAGPYLLKLHDLTYRSGNEMTYRLEAHTAPYVEFAYPPVATAGSTSPFTLYGYNLPNGRRTGQILRGVELEAIDVEITAPHECDSLQVEQRVAPAGLGTDAFSYRFQAGTQTTNPIRIGLTSEPVLREHEPNDAAQQAHTTDLPVTIAGQFAKPGDQDVSRFTGQAGQSVTVEVIAERMGSPVDPVLVLERVVTRPDQSDEMIAVSVQDDNAASLNQNVFETRTGDPVLTFKLPETGLYQITLRDRYWETRGDASLLYRLSVRPSRPDFRVVAVPGPPTSGQVTPATLRCNDRFPVTVYAFRQDGYDGEIRIVPESLPPGVLCDGALIRSGASYATLILTAVEETSPTWQAATFTAEGKSTDSDGHQSLLAHPVRSAAVVWGFHGVFPAVCRLTQQFPVSLQAEPAPYQLATTATTIEVFQGSTVEFPVTAARSDAAHEAIRLNLQELPAQVTVDSSTTTIAKDADQQLLRLTVGDAVPAGTYPVWIQSESEVSYRRNPQAAERQKTALAAATQSANAARDTAQNATKAKSEAIRLLGLANKKVQQAQATAVATQQVADAARTLLDKFTIAQRESADVLTVAEQELSAENQRLAQAQARQRVHEETVATADADNRQAARVLSEARAMVTSLQTPEAPAESSEPKTELPGTESTVETPLAAAQRALQLAETQAATASAARETAVLKQKTDKVEFDAVAALHAASMKRHNEAFQASESARQSLVTQKQTLAQAELAARAAQQALMAAQSDAAAAERERSLAEAAEAAAATTASNLEGVRRHLEMKANEAAHAAEPRAVTASIPSSTVLIKILPAPLKLAAEPLNQGTIGIDGTLGIKVNVQRQNEFDGPVEVTVLETAGESNALQSESLQLTATQQTGVLRLTSANGFRPGNSYQLMIKAAAHSSGRKCVVDVPLCVTIPGQSGL from the coding sequence GTGACAATCAAACAGACGTTCGTCACACGATCGCTGTACATTCTCTGGATCAGCGTCGTCGCCTGCGGCTGGATGAACGCACAGGCGCAGGCACAACTTCCGCAGACGCGGCTGTATGCCATTTCCCCCAGCGGCGGGCAGGCCGGGGATGTGGTGGAGTTGAACCTCACGTCGGGGGAAGACCTCGAAGAAATCACGCAATTGCGGTTCACGCACCCCGGCATTTCCGCAGCCCCCAAAATGGTGCTGGTCGAGGGAGTCGAAACCCCCGCCGCGAATTCGTTTCTTGTCACGATTGAAAAAGACGTTCCTCCCGGCGTCTACGAAGTCGCCTGCGGGGGACTGTGGGGCTTCAGCAATCCGCGACGCTTCGTCGTCGGCACGCGGCCGGAGGTGATCGAAGCAGCCAACAACCGCACGCCTGAGACCGCCGCTTCGCTGACGATCGGCGAAGTGGTCAACGGATCGATGAAGACGTCGACCGACGTCGACTGGTTTCGCTTCTCCGCTCAACCGGGTCAGCGAATCGTTTTCGACTGCTGGGCCGAGCGGATCGATTCGCGCATGAACGCCGTGCTGGCGGTTTACGATGCCACCGGTCGCCGACGACTGGCAACGTCGCGAAACGTCAAAGGAGACGATCCGGTCCTGGTGTTCGACGTCCCCACGGCAGGGCCCTATCTACTGAAGCTGCACGATCTCACGTACCGCAGCGGGAACGAGATGACCTATCGGCTGGAAGCTCATACGGCGCCGTACGTCGAGTTCGCCTATCCGCCCGTCGCGACCGCCGGCTCCACATCGCCGTTCACGCTCTATGGCTACAACTTGCCCAATGGTCGACGAACAGGACAGATTCTCCGCGGCGTCGAACTCGAAGCGATCGATGTCGAGATTACTGCCCCGCACGAGTGCGACAGCCTGCAGGTGGAACAACGCGTCGCGCCGGCCGGACTCGGGACAGATGCCTTTTCCTATCGATTCCAGGCTGGAACTCAAACAACAAATCCGATTCGTATCGGGTTGACGAGCGAACCGGTTTTGCGCGAACACGAACCGAATGATGCCGCCCAACAGGCTCATACCACGGACCTGCCGGTCACCATCGCCGGGCAGTTTGCCAAACCGGGCGACCAGGATGTGTCTCGCTTCACCGGGCAAGCAGGCCAGTCTGTCACAGTCGAAGTCATTGCCGAACGGATGGGATCACCCGTTGATCCGGTGCTGGTACTGGAACGAGTGGTCACACGTCCGGATCAGTCAGATGAAATGATCGCCGTCAGCGTGCAGGACGACAATGCGGCCAGTCTGAATCAGAACGTCTTCGAAACACGAACTGGCGATCCGGTGCTCACGTTCAAACTTCCGGAAACCGGGCTCTATCAGATCACGCTGCGTGACCGGTATTGGGAGACTCGCGGCGATGCCAGCCTGCTCTACCGCTTGTCGGTTCGGCCCAGTCGACCGGATTTCCGTGTCGTCGCCGTGCCGGGTCCGCCGACCTCAGGTCAAGTGACGCCGGCGACGCTCCGCTGCAACGACCGCTTCCCAGTGACTGTCTATGCATTTCGACAGGATGGCTACGACGGCGAAATTCGCATCGTGCCGGAATCGTTACCGCCAGGCGTGCTCTGTGATGGCGCTCTCATCCGTTCCGGCGCCAGCTATGCAACGTTGATCCTGACTGCTGTCGAGGAAACCAGCCCGACCTGGCAGGCTGCCACATTCACAGCAGAAGGCAAATCGACCGACAGCGATGGCCATCAATCGCTGCTGGCCCACCCGGTCCGTTCGGCGGCTGTCGTCTGGGGTTTCCACGGCGTCTTCCCGGCCGTTTGTCGGCTGACGCAGCAGTTTCCAGTGAGTCTTCAGGCAGAGCCTGCCCCTTACCAGCTCGCCACAACGGCGACGACCATTGAAGTCTTCCAGGGTAGCACGGTTGAATTCCCGGTGACCGCCGCACGCAGCGACGCCGCACACGAGGCCATTCGCCTCAATCTTCAGGAATTGCCGGCTCAAGTCACGGTCGATAGCAGCACGACCACGATCGCCAAAGACGCGGATCAACAACTGCTGCGACTCACCGTGGGTGATGCCGTGCCAGCGGGAACCTACCCGGTCTGGATTCAGAGCGAGTCGGAAGTGAGCTATCGTCGCAATCCTCAAGCGGCCGAACGCCAGAAGACCGCTCTCGCTGCGGCGACCCAATCAGCGAATGCCGCACGCGACACGGCCCAGAACGCAACCAAAGCCAAAAGCGAAGCCATCCGTCTGTTGGGCCTCGCGAATAAGAAAGTGCAGCAGGCGCAGGCGACCGCCGTGGCGACACAACAGGTGGCCGACGCTGCCCGAACGCTGCTCGATAAATTCACCATCGCCCAGCGCGAAAGCGCCGACGTGCTGACGGTCGCCGAGCAGGAACTTTCGGCCGAGAACCAGCGACTCGCCCAGGCTCAAGCCCGGCAGCGTGTGCACGAAGAGACAGTTGCAACAGCCGACGCGGACAATCGTCAAGCGGCCCGCGTTCTCTCTGAAGCCCGGGCCATGGTCACCTCTCTCCAAACGCCTGAGGCCCCTGCTGAGAGTTCTGAACCCAAAACAGAATTGCCCGGGACGGAGTCGACTGTTGAAACACCGCTTGCCGCAGCGCAGCGGGCATTGCAGCTAGCAGAAACTCAAGCGGCGACGGCCAGCGCTGCACGCGAGACGGCAGTGCTCAAGCAGAAGACCGACAAAGTCGAATTTGATGCCGTGGCCGCCCTGCATGCCGCTTCGATGAAACGCCATAACGAAGCCTTTCAAGCCAGTGAATCGGCTCGGCAAAGTCTGGTCACGCAGAAACAGACGCTGGCCCAGGCGGAACTCGCGGCCAGAGCGGCCCAGCAAGCGTTGATGGCCGCCCAATCCGACGCAGCCGCCGCTGAGCGCGAACGCAGTCTCGCCGAGGCCGCCGAAGCGGCAGCGGCAACCACTGCGTCCAATCTGGAAGGAGTGCGTCGACACCTGGAGATGAAAGCGAACGAAGCTGCCCATGCCGCCGAACCGCGGGCCGTGACGGCGTCGATTCCCTCATCAACGGTGTTGATCAAAATTCTGCCTGCCCCGCTCAAACTGGCCGCGGAGCCGCTGAATCAGGGAACAATCGGTATCGACGGAACTCTCGGCATCAAAGTGAACGTGCAGCGTCAGAACGAATTTGATGGACCGGTCGAGGTGACTGTTCTCGAAACCGCCGGCGAGAGCAACGCCCTGCAATCCGAGAGCCTGCAACTCACGGCAACGCAGCAGACGGGTGTCCTGCGTCTCACTTCCGCCAATGGTTTCCGCCCCGGCAATTCGTATCAGTTGATGATCAAAGCCGCTGCTCATTCGAGCGGAAGAAAGTGCGTCGTGGACGTTCCGCTGTGCGTCACCATCCCCGGCCAGAGCGGCTTGTAG